One part of the Sphingopyxis sp. PAMC25046 genome encodes these proteins:
- a CDS encoding mechanosensitive ion channel family protein has translation MRQFTIESLSTADSIPFLADLPPWAETLTALGLLALLAWTGYFIVKHVVLRLVTRWLPHEGLTPLPVAARLAFIVPALIISNGIAAVPHLPPAAVTVVSNVAAASIILFIAMAISRALSLGNQIYDRRPDAASRPIKGYVQLLKIILYGGAAILIVAALMDQSPVLLLSGIGAMAAVLLLVFKDTILSLVASVQLTSNDMLRVGDWIEMPALNADGDVIDIALHTVKVQNWDKTITTIPTHRLISESFKNWRGMSESGGRRIKRSIFINQNGIRFLTTEEKQALRRFQLLDDYLGHKQAELGEWNAAAERAGRDPVNIRRVTNIGTLRAYIVEYLRANSHVANDMTLIVRQLDPTPQGLPIELYCFTNTTAWSAYEDIQSDIFDHLLAILPEFGLRPFQEPSGLDLQRGLAA, from the coding sequence ATGCGCCAGTTCACGATTGAAAGCCTTTCGACCGCCGATTCCATCCCCTTCCTCGCCGACCTCCCGCCCTGGGCCGAAACGTTGACCGCCCTGGGCCTGCTCGCGCTCCTTGCGTGGACCGGCTACTTCATTGTCAAACATGTGGTGCTGCGCCTCGTGACGCGCTGGCTGCCGCACGAAGGGCTCACCCCGCTTCCCGTCGCCGCCCGCCTCGCCTTCATCGTTCCCGCGCTCATCATATCGAACGGGATTGCGGCTGTGCCGCATCTGCCGCCGGCCGCCGTCACCGTGGTCAGCAATGTCGCCGCGGCCTCGATCATCCTGTTCATCGCGATGGCGATCAGCCGCGCGCTCAGCCTCGGCAACCAGATTTACGACCGCCGCCCCGACGCCGCCAGCCGGCCGATCAAGGGCTATGTCCAGCTCCTGAAGATCATCCTCTACGGCGGCGCGGCGATCCTCATTGTTGCCGCGCTGATGGACCAGTCGCCGGTGCTCCTGCTGTCGGGGATCGGCGCGATGGCCGCGGTGCTGCTGCTGGTGTTCAAGGATACGATCCTGTCGCTCGTCGCCTCGGTCCAGCTAACCTCGAACGACATGCTGCGCGTCGGCGACTGGATCGAAATGCCCGCGCTCAACGCCGACGGCGATGTGATCGACATCGCGCTCCACACGGTCAAGGTGCAGAACTGGGACAAGACGATCACCACCATCCCCACGCACCGGCTGATTTCGGAAAGCTTCAAGAATTGGCGCGGGATGTCCGAATCGGGCGGACGACGGATCAAGCGTTCGATCTTCATAAACCAGAACGGCATCCGCTTCCTGACAACCGAGGAAAAGCAGGCGCTGCGCCGCTTCCAGCTGCTCGACGATTATCTCGGGCACAAACAGGCCGAACTCGGCGAATGGAACGCCGCCGCCGAACGCGCCGGGCGCGATCCCGTCAATATCCGCCGCGTCACCAATATCGGCACGCTCCGCGCCTATATCGTCGAATATCTCCGCGCCAATTCGCATGTCGCCAACGATATGACGTTGATCGTACGCCAGCTCGATCCGACGCCGCAGGGGCTACCTATCGAACTCTATTGCTTCACCAACACCACCGCGTGGAGCGCTTATGAGGATATCCAGTCGGACATCTTCGACCATCTGCTCGCGATCCTGCCCGAATTCGGCCTCCGCCCGTTCCAGGAACCGAGCGGTCTCGATCTGCAGCGCGGCTTGGCGGCCTGA
- a CDS encoding class II aldolase/adducin family protein: MATQLKRNSKYSEAEWTARQELAACYRIFAMMGWDEMIFNHITVKVPDEDGAFLINPYGMHFSEVTASSLIKIDIDGNKLDEDNPWHVNKAGFVQHSLFHRVLPDAHAIIHTHTTATMAVCGLEGGLQPTNFYACNFMGQLAYHDFEGVTVREEEGERLVKNLGDKRILMLRNHGPVVMGKSLTDAFIKYWALQRACEIQLATMSMGKPVLVDEEVIKVHQRDLYMAAIPGQSGKAEFDAMVRKVDKIDTSWRD, encoded by the coding sequence ATGGCGACCCAGCTCAAGCGCAACAGCAAATATAGCGAAGCCGAATGGACGGCGCGGCAGGAACTTGCCGCCTGCTACCGCATCTTCGCGATGATGGGCTGGGACGAAATGATCTTCAACCACATCACGGTAAAGGTCCCCGACGAGGATGGCGCCTTTCTGATCAACCCCTATGGCATGCACTTCAGCGAGGTCACTGCGTCGAGCCTGATCAAGATCGACATCGACGGCAACAAGCTCGACGAGGACAATCCCTGGCACGTCAACAAGGCGGGCTTCGTCCAGCACAGCCTGTTCCACCGTGTGCTGCCCGACGCGCATGCGATCATCCACACGCACACGACCGCGACGATGGCGGTCTGCGGGCTCGAAGGCGGGCTCCAGCCGACCAATTTCTATGCGTGCAACTTCATGGGCCAGCTCGCCTATCACGACTTCGAGGGCGTGACGGTGCGCGAGGAAGAAGGCGAACGCCTGGTCAAAAACCTCGGCGACAAGCGCATCCTGATGCTGCGCAACCATGGCCCCGTCGTGATGGGCAAGTCGCTGACCGACGCCTTCATCAAATATTGGGCGCTGCAGCGCGCGTGCGAGATCCAGCTCGCGACGATGAGCATGGGCAAGCCGGTCCTCGTCGACGAGGAAGTGATCAAGGTTCATCAGCGCGACCTTTATATGGCGGCCATCCCCGGCCAGTCGGGCAAGGCCGAATTCGACGCGATGGTGCGCAAGGTCGACAAGATCGACACGAGCTGGCGTGACTAA
- a CDS encoding FKBP-type peptidyl-prolyl cis-trans isomerase, whose amino-acid sequence MSVTTVPLRPVSKGGLWLMWFGLAALLVAGAAFAWHMTPRIGFEVVKVGTGPSPTKADVVLVKYEGKLDDGTVFDSNEQAPMQVAQVVPGFSEALTRMQKGGEYKISIPPQLGYGDRAVGPIPANSTLHFAVTLLDFRSEAEVRAMQQQMQQMQQQQMMQGAPGGPAGPPPGAPQP is encoded by the coding sequence ATGAGCGTAACGACGGTTCCATTGCGCCCGGTGAGCAAGGGCGGGCTGTGGCTGATGTGGTTCGGCCTCGCCGCGCTGCTGGTCGCGGGCGCGGCTTTTGCCTGGCATATGACCCCGCGCATCGGGTTCGAGGTCGTCAAGGTCGGTACCGGGCCGAGCCCGACGAAGGCCGACGTCGTGCTGGTCAAATATGAAGGCAAGCTCGACGACGGCACTGTTTTCGATTCCAACGAACAGGCACCGATGCAGGTTGCGCAGGTCGTCCCGGGCTTTTCCGAGGCGCTGACGCGGATGCAGAAGGGCGGCGAATACAAGATCAGCATCCCGCCGCAGCTCGGCTATGGCGACCGCGCCGTCGGGCCGATCCCCGCGAACAGCACGCTGCACTTCGCCGTCACCTTGCTCGACTTCCGTTCGGAAGCCGAAGTTCGCGCGATGCAGCAGCAGATGCAGCAGATGCAGCAGCAACAGATGATGCAGGGCGCTCCCGGCGGTCCGGCCGGCCCGCCGCCCGGTGCGCCGCAGCCGTAA
- a CDS encoding (2Fe-2S)-binding protein, producing the protein MTRFSVNDRPVEYRMAPETPLLWALRDASNLTGTKYGCGTGDCGACTVDIDGEAIRSCLVTIAECEGRFVTTIEGLSRDRSHPVQQAWVAEQVPQCGFCQSGMIMSAAALLRANNNPSDAEIDAAMTGICRCGTYPRIRTAIRLAGRVIRGEERIAAAPPPGIRPEDAARAVPALRPPRGS; encoded by the coding sequence ATGACGCGATTCTCGGTCAACGACCGCCCGGTCGAATATCGCATGGCCCCCGAAACGCCCCTCTTGTGGGCGCTGCGCGACGCGTCGAACCTGACGGGGACCAAATATGGCTGCGGCACCGGGGATTGCGGCGCCTGCACCGTCGATATCGACGGCGAGGCGATTCGCAGCTGCCTCGTCACGATTGCCGAATGCGAAGGCCGTTTCGTCACGACGATCGAGGGCCTGTCGCGCGACCGCAGCCACCCGGTGCAGCAAGCGTGGGTCGCCGAGCAGGTGCCGCAATGCGGTTTCTGCCAGTCGGGGATGATCATGTCGGCGGCGGCGCTGCTGCGCGCCAACAACAATCCGAGCGATGCCGAGATCGACGCCGCGATGACGGGCATCTGCCGCTGCGGCACCTATCCGCGCATCCGCACCGCGATCCGCCTCGCCGGCCGCGTGATCCGCGGCGAGGAACGCATCGCCGCCGCCCCGCCCCCGGGCATCCGTCCCGAGGACGCCGCGCGCGCCGTGCCCGCACTGCGCCCGCCGCGCGGTAGCTGA
- a CDS encoding AI-2E family transporter, producing MAATRKPAATRTAASAAAKAEAHREAPGPTEIRSQLVRAELLKAGVWLGLALLIGVCIVLIQPILLIFAGIVMASMLDGGTRLLGRVLPIARGWRLLIVCLSLLAFLGWTILFAGSQIADQAATLQTVVMAQVERIAAWASDHGMGSFQLDTKTITENIAGTVGRVTAAVGTVLGGLTSLVMIVVLGIFIAIEPRLYERGVAWMLPMKSRENFYITTARMGFTLRRLMAGRLLGMLVEGIGTWLACLAVGIPMAALMGLLTGLLAFIPNIGAIVSGVLLVLVGFSAGTDTGLWAIAIYFVVQTVDGYLIVPMVAKKTVDLAPALVLGAQILFGTLLGLMGLFLADPIVAMIKVALEREAERNAGAADTKTAAGT from the coding sequence ATGGCGGCGACACGAAAACCGGCGGCCACGCGCACCGCCGCCTCTGCCGCCGCCAAGGCCGAGGCGCACCGCGAAGCCCCCGGCCCCACCGAAATCCGCAGCCAGCTCGTCCGCGCCGAACTTCTGAAGGCGGGTGTCTGGCTCGGCCTTGCCTTGCTCATCGGCGTGTGCATCGTGCTCATCCAGCCAATCCTGCTGATTTTTGCCGGCATCGTAATGGCATCGATGCTCGACGGCGGCACCCGGCTGCTCGGCCGCGTGCTGCCGATCGCGCGCGGCTGGCGCCTGCTCATCGTCTGCCTCTCGCTCCTTGCTTTCCTGGGTTGGACGATCCTCTTCGCGGGGTCGCAGATCGCCGATCAGGCCGCGACGCTGCAAACCGTCGTCATGGCGCAGGTCGAACGCATCGCCGCCTGGGCGAGCGACCATGGTATGGGCAGCTTCCAGCTCGATACCAAGACAATTACCGAAAATATCGCCGGCACCGTCGGCCGCGTCACCGCCGCGGTCGGCACCGTGCTCGGCGGCCTCACCAGCCTCGTCATGATCGTCGTTCTCGGCATTTTCATCGCGATCGAACCGCGCCTCTACGAGCGCGGCGTCGCATGGATGCTGCCGATGAAGTCGCGCGAGAATTTCTATATCACCACCGCGCGCATGGGCTTCACGCTCCGCCGCCTGATGGCGGGCCGCCTGCTCGGCATGCTCGTCGAGGGGATCGGAACCTGGCTCGCCTGCCTTGCCGTCGGTATCCCGATGGCGGCGTTGATGGGCCTCCTGACCGGCCTCCTCGCCTTCATTCCCAACATCGGTGCGATCGTATCGGGTGTGCTGCTTGTGCTCGTCGGCTTTTCGGCGGGGACCGATACCGGGCTATGGGCGATCGCCATCTATTTCGTCGTGCAGACGGTCGACGGCTACCTGATCGTCCCGATGGTCGCGAAAAAGACCGTCGACCTCGCCCCCGCGCTCGTGCTCGGCGCGCAGATCCTCTTCGGCACGCTGCTCGGACTGATGGGCTTGTTCCTCGCCGATCCGATCGTCGCGATGATCAAGGTCGCGCTCGAACGCGAGGCCGAGCGTAACGCCGGCGCGGCCGATACGAAAACGGCGGCAGGCACCTAG
- the lepB gene encoding signal peptidase I — MAKRGSKSGTKDNEGWGKLIRDVVVILLLVLGIHSCVAKPFYIPSDSMMPVLRNGDRLIVSKYPYGWSYSSVSFHLAPKVEGRIFGKLPQRGDVVVLEHPVTRIDYIKRVIGLPGDTIELRNGELSINGKPVKREVQPMLAIPVDPNLPGPDSSLFRFVSRDAGGRSVLELPIVRETLPGGATFDTIDMGPGYATDDYGPVTVLANHLFLMGDNRDGSADSRVDTSQKGLGGPVPFDAIAGRAEIISFSTDGTAEWYNPLSWFGALRSGRAGTDLRPERQGE; from the coding sequence ATGGCGAAGCGCGGCTCGAAAAGCGGGACAAAGGACAATGAAGGCTGGGGCAAGCTGATCCGCGATGTCGTGGTGATATTGCTGCTCGTGCTGGGCATCCACAGCTGCGTCGCCAAGCCCTTCTATATCCCGTCCGATTCGATGATGCCGGTGCTGCGCAACGGTGACCGGCTGATCGTCAGCAAATATCCCTATGGCTGGTCCTATTCGTCGGTCAGTTTCCACCTCGCGCCCAAGGTCGAGGGGCGGATATTCGGCAAGCTGCCGCAGCGCGGCGACGTCGTCGTGCTCGAACATCCGGTGACGCGCATCGACTATATCAAGCGCGTCATCGGCCTCCCCGGCGATACGATCGAGCTTCGCAACGGCGAACTCAGCATCAACGGCAAGCCGGTGAAGCGCGAGGTTCAGCCGATGCTCGCAATCCCGGTCGATCCCAACCTTCCCGGTCCCGACAGCAGCCTGTTCCGCTTCGTGAGTCGCGACGCGGGCGGCAGGTCAGTGCTCGAACTGCCGATCGTCCGCGAAACGCTCCCCGGCGGCGCGACCTTCGACACGATCGACATGGGTCCCGGCTATGCGACCGACGATTATGGTCCCGTCACGGTGCTTGCGAACCATCTGTTCCTGATGGGCGACAACCGCGACGGCAGCGCCGACAGCCGCGTCGACACCAGCCAGAAGGGGCTCGGCGGCCCCGTTCCCTTCGACGCGATCGCCGGGCGTGCGGAGATCATCAGCTTTTCGACCGACGGAACCGCCGAATGGTATAATCCCTTGAGCTGGTTTGGCGCGCTCCGATCGGGCCGCGCGGGAACCGATCTGCGCCCGGAACGTCAAGGCGAATAG
- a CDS encoding RcnB family protein, which yields MKKMFGGLLIAATILTPIAPAAAQASGERVQIAQRGDRGDRGPRGPEVRRGGNRGGEARPQRQRSEMRQSSNDQQRQAQRQQWRQRGDNEQQRQAQRQRSGIYDRNNDGRIDRRWDRNRNGQVDRRYDRNDNNRVDRRYDRNRNGDLDRRWDRNNNNRIDQRDRRYDRNRDGRIDRRYDRNNNDRVDRRYRDGRHDRYDRNHSRWNREWRSDRRYDWRSYRDRNRSYYRMPRYYNPYRGYGYTRFSIGFTLGSLFYGQRYWINDPGYYRLPPAYGGYRWIRYYDDALLVDTYSGEVVDVIYDFFW from the coding sequence ATGAAGAAGATGTTCGGAGGGTTGCTGATCGCAGCGACGATCCTGACCCCCATTGCCCCGGCGGCCGCGCAGGCGTCTGGCGAGAGGGTCCAGATCGCGCAGCGCGGCGACCGTGGCGACCGGGGCCCGCGCGGCCCCGAAGTGCGGCGCGGCGGCAATCGCGGCGGCGAAGCCCGTCCGCAGCGCCAGCGCAGCGAAATGCGTCAGAGCAGCAATGATCAGCAGCGTCAGGCGCAACGCCAGCAGTGGCGCCAGCGCGGCGATAATGAGCAGCAGCGTCAGGCTCAGCGCCAGCGCAGCGGAATCTACGACCGCAACAATGACGGCCGCATCGATCGCCGGTGGGACCGTAACCGCAACGGCCAGGTCGATCGGCGGTACGACCGCAACGATAATAATCGCGTCGACCGGCGTTACGACCGCAATCGCAACGGCGACCTCGACCGCCGCTGGGATCGCAACAACAACAACCGCATCGACCAGCGCGACCGGCGTTACGATCGCAACCGCGACGGCCGGATCGATCGTCGGTACGACCGCAACAACAATGACCGCGTAGACCGGCGCTATCGCGACGGCCGCCACGACCGCTACGATCGCAATCACAGCCGCTGGAACCGCGAATGGCGCAGCGACCGCCGCTACGACTGGCGCAGCTATCGCGACCGGAACCGCAGCTATTACCGCATGCCGCGCTATTACAACCCGTATCGCGGCTATGGCTATACGCGCTTCAGCATCGGCTTCACGCTCGGCTCGCTCTTCTACGGCCAGCGCTACTGGATCAACGATCCGGGCTATTACCGCCTGCCGCCCGCCTATGGGGGCTATCGCTGGATCCGCTATTATGACGACGCGCTTCTGGTCGATACCTATTCGGGCGAAGTGGTCGACGTGATCTACGATTTCTTCTGGTAA
- the rpsU gene encoding 30S ribosomal protein S21, which translates to MQIIVRDNNVDQALRALKKKLQREGVYREMKLRRHYEKPSEKRAREHAAAVRRARKMERKRMERDGIK; encoded by the coding sequence ATGCAGATCATCGTTCGCGACAATAATGTCGACCAGGCCCTTCGCGCGCTCAAGAAGAAGCTGCAGCGTGAGGGCGTGTATCGCGAAATGAAGCTGCGCCGTCATTACGAGAAGCCCAGCGAAAAGCGCGCGCGCGAGCACGCCGCCGCCGTCCGCCGCGCCCGCAAGATGGAGCGCAAGCGGATGGAGCGCGACGGTATCAAGTAA
- a CDS encoding EAL domain-containing protein, producing the protein MFDSPAFVTEVMRVAKLWHYVLIGRVLAFLSFAFLPGAAGFLDHLSHWLVMAAGLPCDVALMVIGQAMRRPRPIAHQRVRTMAILCMALIALGTLLNAAAMFAAIAVPDGGSYFDAFTAIHVGALLVAASAAAIVRPAFFTFAGATVLGGAIGVASWPFGVAGFIFLGLLIAMMREDVRHQRRATRAARLAIGDQQRALNLMRDFERAGRGWFWETDREGRLVYISPTVAARLDRPLAHLLGHPFTDIIRKRVGKDESEERTLGFSLSSRTPFKELTVQAAVPGEERWWSISGQPISNEFGNFQGFRGSGTDLTDQKRSEREINQLARYDTLTGLANRRHITDLLERALKSHNGQPQPCALLLMDLDRFKAVNDTLGHPVGDQLLQQVAGRLTQIVGDKGQVGRLGGDEFQIVVPQMSQPEKLAGIANAIILSLAKPFAIEGEQVRIGSSIGIAVSEGQGVSASALVRNADLALYAAKDAGRGVYRFYADAMHNQASERKAIEDALRDALAKDELQLLYQPIVDVASERISGFEALIRWHHATAGTISPSKFIPIAEESNLIVPIGEWIIRSACAAIAELGPDYRVAVNVSPRQFANEKLPATIVNAVSAAGIRPEQLELEITEGVFLDESAENLAMFQKLKRTGVRLALDDFGTGYSALGYLKKAPFDKIKIDQSFVLGAADKNSMNAAIISSIVGLATALDMETTAEGVETHDDLALVRGLGCSHVQGYIYGKPMDLAEVLALLREGGGRVEAKGFKSAREARLTIFRTIQIDSGGHRYEAIVRNMSSRGALIEGLWNVPTGTPLTLEFGPGQSVDAKARWSTGNRVGVQFAAAVEIEALIGLKAAAPAQGRVRRAA; encoded by the coding sequence TTGTTCGATTCGCCCGCGTTCGTCACCGAAGTCATGCGCGTCGCGAAGCTGTGGCATTATGTGCTCATCGGCCGCGTCCTCGCGTTCCTGAGCTTTGCCTTCCTGCCGGGTGCCGCGGGTTTCCTTGATCATCTCTCGCACTGGCTGGTGATGGCGGCCGGGCTGCCGTGCGACGTCGCGCTGATGGTGATCGGGCAGGCGATGCGCCGCCCCCGGCCGATAGCGCACCAGCGCGTGCGGACGATGGCGATATTGTGCATGGCGCTGATCGCCCTTGGCACATTGCTCAACGCGGCGGCGATGTTCGCCGCGATCGCGGTTCCCGACGGGGGAAGCTATTTCGACGCCTTCACCGCGATTCATGTCGGGGCGCTGCTGGTCGCGGCGTCGGCGGCGGCGATCGTGCGGCCGGCCTTCTTCACCTTTGCCGGGGCGACGGTGCTCGGCGGCGCGATCGGGGTCGCGTCATGGCCGTTCGGCGTCGCCGGTTTCATCTTCCTCGGCCTGCTGATCGCGATGATGCGCGAGGATGTCCGCCATCAGCGGCGCGCGACACGTGCGGCGCGCCTCGCGATCGGCGACCAGCAGCGCGCGCTCAACCTGATGCGCGATTTCGAGCGCGCGGGGCGCGGCTGGTTCTGGGAAACCGATCGCGAAGGACGGCTCGTCTATATCTCGCCCACCGTCGCGGCGCGCCTCGACCGGCCGCTCGCGCATCTGCTAGGCCACCCCTTTACCGACATCATCCGCAAGCGCGTCGGCAAGGACGAGAGCGAGGAGCGCACGCTGGGGTTCAGCCTGTCGTCTCGCACGCCGTTCAAGGAGTTGACCGTGCAGGCGGCGGTGCCGGGCGAGGAGCGCTGGTGGTCGATCTCGGGTCAGCCGATCAGCAACGAATTCGGCAATTTCCAGGGCTTTCGTGGCAGCGGCACCGACCTGACCGATCAGAAAAGGTCGGAGCGCGAGATCAACCAGCTCGCGCGCTATGACACGCTGACCGGCCTCGCCAACCGGCGCCACATCACCGATCTGCTCGAACGCGCGCTGAAGAGCCACAACGGCCAGCCGCAACCGTGCGCGCTGCTGCTGATGGATCTCGACCGGTTCAAGGCGGTGAACGACACGCTGGGGCATCCGGTCGGCGACCAGCTGCTCCAGCAGGTCGCGGGACGGCTGACGCAGATCGTCGGCGACAAGGGACAGGTCGGGCGGCTCGGCGGCGACGAGTTTCAGATCGTCGTGCCGCAGATGAGCCAGCCCGAGAAGCTCGCGGGCATTGCAAATGCGATCATCCTGAGCCTCGCGAAGCCGTTCGCGATCGAGGGCGAGCAGGTGCGGATCGGATCGTCGATCGGCATCGCGGTTTCGGAAGGGCAGGGGGTGAGCGCCTCCGCGCTGGTCCGCAACGCCGACCTTGCGCTCTATGCCGCGAAGGACGCGGGGCGCGGCGTCTATCGCTTCTATGCCGACGCGATGCACAATCAGGCGAGCGAGCGCAAGGCGATCGAGGATGCGCTGCGCGATGCGTTGGCGAAGGACGAGTTGCAACTGCTCTATCAGCCGATCGTCGACGTCGCGAGCGAGCGGATTTCGGGGTTCGAGGCGCTGATCCGCTGGCATCATGCGACCGCGGGCACGATCAGCCCGTCGAAATTCATCCCGATTGCCGAGGAATCGAACCTGATCGTCCCGATCGGCGAGTGGATCATCCGCTCGGCCTGCGCCGCGATCGCCGAACTCGGACCCGATTACCGCGTCGCGGTGAACGTCTCGCCGCGCCAGTTCGCCAACGAAAAGCTGCCCGCGACGATCGTGAATGCGGTGTCGGCGGCGGGCATCCGGCCCGAACAGCTCGAACTCGAGATTACCGAGGGCGTTTTCCTCGACGAAAGCGCCGAGAATCTGGCGATGTTCCAGAAATTGAAGCGCACCGGCGTGCGGCTGGCGCTCGACGATTTCGGCACCGGCTATTCGGCGCTCGGCTATCTGAAGAAGGCGCCGTTCGACAAGATCAAGATCGACCAGAGCTTTGTCCTTGGCGCCGCCGACAAGAACAGCATGAACGCGGCGATCATCTCGTCGATCGTCGGGCTGGCCACCGCGCTCGATATGGAGACGACCGCCGAGGGGGTCGAGACGCACGACGACCTCGCGCTGGTCCGCGGGCTTGGGTGCAGCCACGTTCAGGGCTATATCTATGGCAAGCCCATGGACCTCGCCGAAGTGCTCGCGCTGCTCCGCGAGGGCGGCGGGCGCGTCGAGGCCAAGGGGTTCAAGAGCGCGCGCGAGGCGCGGCTCACGATCTTTCGCACGATCCAGATCGACAGCGGCGGACATCGGTACGAAGCAATCGTCCGCAACATGTCGTCGCGCGGCGCGCTGATCGAGGGGCTGTGGAACGTGCCGACAGGGACGCCGCTGACGCTCGAATTCGGGCCCGGCCAGTCGGTCGATGCCAAGGCGCGCTGGTCGACGGGCAACCGCGTCGGCGTCCAGTTCGCCGCGGCAGTCGAGATCGAGGCGTTGATCGGGCTGAAGGCGGCCGCGCCGGCGCAGGGACGGGTCCGCCGCGCCGCGTGA
- the acpS gene encoding holo-ACP synthase: protein MIIGLGSDLCNIERIQNSLDRFGERFEKRVFTDVERAKAARRPFTRAGTFAKRFAAKEAFSKAVGTGFKRGVFMKDIGVVNAPSGAPTLALTGGAAERLAQMVPAGHSAHIHLTLTDDHPWAQAFVIIEAIKD, encoded by the coding sequence ATGATCATCGGCCTCGGCTCCGACCTCTGCAATATCGAGCGCATCCAGAATTCGCTCGACCGTTTCGGCGAGCGGTTCGAAAAGCGCGTTTTCACCGATGTCGAGCGCGCGAAGGCGGCGCGGCGGCCCTTCACCCGCGCGGGAACCTTTGCCAAGCGTTTCGCCGCCAAGGAGGCTTTCTCCAAGGCGGTGGGCACCGGCTTCAAGCGCGGCGTGTTCATGAAGGACATCGGCGTCGTCAACGCGCCATCGGGCGCGCCGACGCTCGCACTGACCGGCGGCGCGGCCGAACGGCTGGCTCAGATGGTCCCCGCGGGCCATAGCGCGCATATCCACCTGACGCTGACCGACGATCATCCCTGGGCGCAGGCGTTCGTCATCATCGAAGCAATCAAGGACTGA
- a CDS encoding amidohydrolase family protein — protein MLKLGMVAAAALALLGTTAHAKTTVIYAGRVITDASKPAQGPSTIVVTDGRIASIAPGRADAPAGAEIVDLADKTLLPGLVDLHVHLTGDPGGDYRSEAVDPDEWGVVVGAKNAATTLRAGFTTVREAGSAQYTAYALRRGTANGFIEGPRIVAAGPALSIIGGHGDITGFREDVHDVLDQGYTCTGVLECAEKVRKASRAGADVIKITATGGVLSQQARGLEGHFTSAELQSIADTAHSLGLKVMAHAHGAGGITASAAAGIDSIEHGTFADDTTLKVMKAKGTYLVPTLMAFEGIRERLGKGIYTPTVEDKVRMTLNDVGKAVTRAKALGVPIAFGTDAGVFEHGRNGGEFALLVKYGLTPREALASATTVAAKLLSMESEIGRIAPGMSADMIAVSGDPLADVTALEKIDWVMARGRIAD, from the coding sequence ATGCTTAAACTGGGAATGGTCGCGGCCGCGGCGCTCGCGCTGCTCGGAACCACCGCACACGCAAAAACCACCGTCATCTATGCGGGCCGCGTCATCACCGACGCCAGCAAGCCCGCGCAGGGCCCCTCGACCATCGTGGTCACCGACGGCCGCATCGCCTCGATCGCCCCCGGCCGCGCCGATGCCCCCGCGGGCGCCGAGATCGTCGACCTCGCCGACAAGACCCTGCTCCCCGGCCTCGTCGACCTCCACGTCCATCTGACCGGCGACCCGGGCGGCGACTATCGCAGCGAAGCCGTCGATCCCGACGAATGGGGCGTGGTCGTCGGCGCAAAGAACGCCGCGACAACCTTGCGCGCGGGCTTCACCACGGTGCGCGAGGCGGGATCGGCGCAATATACCGCCTATGCGCTGCGCCGCGGCACCGCGAACGGCTTTATCGAAGGCCCGCGCATCGTCGCCGCGGGTCCGGCGCTGTCGATCATCGGCGGCCACGGCGACATCACCGGCTTCCGCGAGGATGTTCACGACGTGCTCGATCAGGGCTATACCTGCACCGGGGTGCTCGAATGCGCCGAAAAGGTCCGCAAGGCATCGCGCGCGGGCGCCGACGTCATCAAGATTACCGCGACCGGCGGCGTCCTGTCGCAACAGGCGCGCGGGCTCGAAGGCCATTTCACCAGCGCCGAACTGCAAAGCATCGCCGACACCGCGCACTCGCTGGGCCTCAAGGTCATGGCGCACGCGCATGGCGCGGGCGGCATTACTGCGTCGGCCGCCGCGGGGATCGACAGCATCGAACATGGCACTTTCGCCGACGATACGACGCTGAAAGTGATGAAGGCCAAGGGCACCTATCTCGTCCCCACCCTGATGGCGTTCGAGGGGATCCGCGAACGGCTCGGCAAAGGCATCTATACCCCGACGGTCGAGGACAAGGTGCGCATGACGCTGAACGATGTCGGCAAGGCGGTGACGCGCGCCAAGGCGCTCGGCGTCCCCATCGCCTTCGGCACCGATGCCGGCGTGTTCGAACATGGCCGCAACGGCGGCGAGTTCGCGCTCCTCGTCAAATATGGCCTCACACCCCGCGAAGCGCTCGCCAGCGCGACGACGGTCGCCGCGAAGCTCTTGTCGATGGAAAGCGAGATCGGCCGGATCGCGCCGGGCATGTCGGCCGATATGATCGCGGTCAGCGGCGACCCGCTCGCCGACGTCACGGCGCTCGAAAAGATCGACTGGGTGATGGCGCGCGGCCGCATCGCCGACTGA